The following proteins come from a genomic window of Methanosarcina sp. MTP4:
- a CDS encoding nitroreductase family protein, with the protein MSLISFDLEKCTACGTCSEICPVHIIMPGEDGYPSLPAENEPFCSRCGHCETACPADAIRGNYETFPPENDISDTTQLSHEVFTKYVQSRRSTRVFKDKPVEKEKIAGILEAVRFAPSGMNAQPVKWLVISDPEEVRKLAGLTIDWMRMMAENEDAVHPLKPVFPALIGLWDAGLDPICRSSPCLVYAYAENTLAYTDSIIALSTLDLMAPSFGLGTCWAGLLQIGAMEYQPLKDELGIPKEYVPQYALMVGYPKYKFKKIPGRKQADVIWR; encoded by the coding sequence ATGAGTCTGATTTCTTTTGATCTGGAAAAGTGCACAGCCTGCGGAACATGTTCCGAGATCTGTCCTGTGCACATTATTATGCCCGGCGAGGATGGTTATCCGTCCCTCCCCGCTGAAAATGAGCCCTTTTGCTCCCGCTGCGGACACTGCGAAACCGCCTGCCCGGCAGATGCTATCCGGGGAAATTACGAGACCTTCCCTCCGGAAAACGATATATCGGACACCACGCAGCTAAGTCATGAAGTCTTTACGAAATATGTCCAGAGCAGGCGCTCAACAAGGGTTTTCAAGGACAAGCCGGTCGAAAAAGAAAAGATCGCCGGAATCCTGGAAGCGGTCCGCTTTGCCCCCTCGGGCATGAACGCCCAGCCCGTGAAGTGGCTTGTGATAAGCGACCCCGAAGAGGTCAGGAAGCTTGCAGGACTTACGATCGACTGGATGCGCATGATGGCAGAAAACGAAGACGCTGTGCACCCACTAAAGCCGGTCTTCCCTGCCCTTATCGGCCTCTGGGACGCAGGTCTCGACCCCATCTGCCGCAGTTCCCCCTGCCTGGTATACGCCTACGCCGAAAACACGCTTGCATATACCGACAGCATCATCGCCCTGAGCACCCTTGACCTGATGGCTCCTTCTTTTGGGCTTGGCACCTGCTGGGCCGGGCTCTTGCAGATCGGAGCGATGGAGTATCAGCCTTTGAAAGATGAACTGGGGATTCCCAAAGAGTATGTCCCGCAATACGCACTGATGGTAGGGTATCCGAAGTATAAATTCAAAAAGATTCCGGGAAGAAAGCAGGCGGACGTCATCTGGAGATGA
- a CDS encoding metallophosphoesterase encodes MPKIADSMIESINGLSPDIVVITGDLTENGFSAEYDGVKQFIDRIKCKNKVLVPGNHDSKNAGYLHFEDLFDDRFSTHRLGNVTIVGADSSQPDLDEGHVGRENYGWIKEAFSGDEFKVFALHHHLVPIPLAGRENTVLVDAGDVLNLLNGCKVNLVLCGHCHIPWVWNLNNMLVVNAGTICSSKTRGKTSQCYNLIQAESSRNEDLGEKDGKMENGNWNVRVSRIFPEGNQELVAETVM; translated from the coding sequence GTGCCGAAAATTGCGGATTCAATGATTGAGAGCATAAACGGGCTTTCCCCTGATATCGTGGTGATCACGGGAGACCTGACGGAAAACGGGTTTTCCGCCGAATACGACGGGGTAAAACAGTTTATTGACAGGATAAAATGCAAAAATAAGGTCCTTGTCCCCGGAAACCACGACTCGAAAAATGCAGGATACCTCCATTTCGAGGACCTCTTTGACGACCGGTTCTCCACCCACAGGCTCGGGAACGTTACCATTGTAGGAGCTGACTCATCCCAGCCGGACCTTGATGAAGGGCATGTGGGAAGAGAAAATTACGGCTGGATCAAGGAAGCTTTTTCCGGAGACGAATTCAAGGTCTTTGCCCTGCACCACCACCTGGTCCCGATCCCCCTTGCGGGCAGGGAGAACACCGTCCTGGTGGACGCAGGAGACGTCCTCAACCTCTTAAACGGCTGTAAGGTGAACCTCGTCCTCTGCGGGCATTGCCACATCCCCTGGGTCTGGAACCTCAATAACATGCTCGTAGTAAACGCAGGTACCATCTGCTCCTCCAAAACCAGAGGCAAAACCTCCCAGTGCTACAACCTTATCCAGGCCGAAAGCAGCAGAAATGAAGACCTGGGAGAGAAAGATGGAAAAATGGAAAACGGAAACTGGAATGTCCGTGTCTCCAGGATCTTCCCGGAAGGAAACCAGGAGTTGGTTGCTGAAACAGTGATGTGA
- a CDS encoding LysE family translocator → MIEASQLIYFIAASAALTFLPGPDIIFVLTQSISQGKIAGIATASGLCTGVLVHTTAAALGISAIVYQSALAFTVLKYLGAAYLLYLAWQALREGDRVLSSGPAQITDFRALYKKGIFMNVLNPKVALFFLAFLPQFVNLEAGDVSTQMILLGIIFMVQALLIFSVISVFAGTIGNKILERPGIGKYINWGKAGIFTAIGIQLAVSHK, encoded by the coding sequence ATGATTGAAGCATCACAGTTGATATATTTTATCGCAGCATCTGCCGCGCTAACGTTCCTGCCTGGCCCGGATATTATATTTGTGCTCACCCAGAGCATTTCCCAGGGAAAAATAGCAGGGATTGCCACCGCATCGGGTCTGTGTACCGGAGTGCTGGTCCATACTACCGCAGCGGCCCTAGGGATTTCTGCTATCGTGTATCAGTCCGCCCTGGCTTTTACGGTTTTAAAATATCTGGGAGCAGCTTACTTACTCTATCTCGCATGGCAGGCCCTCAGAGAAGGCGACAGAGTCTTATCCTCCGGCCCGGCCCAGATAACGGACTTCCGGGCTCTATATAAGAAGGGAATTTTCATGAACGTTCTGAACCCTAAAGTCGCACTCTTCTTCCTGGCCTTCCTGCCCCAGTTTGTAAATCTGGAGGCTGGCGACGTGTCCACACAAATGATATTGCTGGGAATAATATTCATGGTCCAGGCCTTGCTAATCTTTTCAGTAATTTCCGTCTTTGCCGGAACAATCGGTAACAAAATCCTGGAAAGGCCAGGAATCGGGAAATATATTAACTGGGGAAAAGCAGGAATTTTTACTGCAATCGGGATCCAGCTGGCAGTATCTCATAAGTGA
- a CDS encoding cupredoxin family copper-binding protein, protein MKKAIIIFLTIIGILLAAGCAGYGDSEEAAPAAQGEDEAEEVEPADEAGNDEETEMEEEETETGAEVEEGTGVETEAQEPAEKAGEEIIDVEIRDFTYIPDTLTVEVGQTVRWTNYDTAVHNVVGEGIESDTLNEGDTFTFTFEEEGTYDYICTFHPWMEGMVIVEA, encoded by the coding sequence ATGAAAAAGGCAATAATAATTTTCCTGACGATTATCGGAATACTTCTCGCTGCAGGCTGTGCAGGTTACGGGGATTCGGAAGAAGCTGCTCCTGCAGCACAGGGGGAAGATGAAGCAGAAGAGGTTGAACCTGCAGATGAAGCGGGAAACGATGAAGAAACCGAGATGGAAGAAGAGGAAACCGAAACCGGAGCAGAAGTTGAAGAAGGAACTGGAGTAGAAACGGAAGCTCAGGAACCCGCCGAAAAAGCAGGGGAAGAAATAATCGATGTTGAGATCCGGGACTTCACGTACATACCCGACACCCTTACAGTTGAGGTAGGGCAGACCGTCAGGTGGACTAATTATGATACTGCTGTCCACAATGTGGTGGGTGAAGGAATTGAATCGGATACCCTGAATGAGGGCGATACCTTTACGTTCACCTTTGAAGAGGAAGGCACTTACGATTACATCTGCACGTTCCATCCCTGGATGGAAGGTATGGTGATCGTTGAAGCCTGA